Within the Clostridium scatologenes genome, the region AGATATGGATTCCACTCTCATATTAAAAAATTGTAAATTAAATATTGACATATTAAAATGTGACTAATATAATAATATATAACATATACGAATAGTATGAAATATCTAAGGAAAATTTAAAAAACTTAATATGATATATTCTTATCAAGAGAGGTGGAGGGATTGGCCCTTTGAAGCCTCGGCAGCGGATTCTTTTTTAGAATACTGTGCCAAATCCAACAAAATTATTTTTGAGAGATAAGAAGAGCAGTATTTATAATGTATTAAAACCTCTTCTTTTGTAGAAGAGGTTTTTATTTTCAAATATTGGGATTAAAGTGGAGGGGGTAATGTGATAAATAGTAGTAGAGGTAAGGCTGGTATTTCACAAGAAAATTTAAATAAACTTTTAGAAATTTTGAAAACTGTTAAATATGGTTCTGTAATTTTAGTTATTCAGGATGGGGTAGTGGTACAAATAGAAAAAAATGAAAAGTTGAGATTAGTGTAGATTAGGAAGTGAACAAATTATATTTTCAATTTTTAAAGTATAAAAATACTAAGAATTTTTCAAAACTGAGTATTGACATTATTGAAAATAAACAATATAATCATAGTTAACATATATGATTAATAATAAATACTTAAAATTAAATAGAAAACTTAACAGATTTGTTCTTATCAAGAGCGGCGGAGGGACTGGCCCTGTGAAGCCCGACAACCGGCATTTATTTTCATATGTATCGGTGTCAATTCCTGCAGAGTAAATTATAGGACTCTGGAAGATAGGAAAAATAGTAAACTTATAAAATTCCATTAACAAGGCTATTTTTCTTATATTAAGGAAAATAGCCTTTTAAATTTGTGTACTTTAATAGTTCTGGAATTTTAATTAAGTAGTTTCAAAATGATTTTATTATTGAATTTCACAACTAATCATTAAAGAATAAAGTCAATAAAGAGAAAAAGGCTTATGTAGTAAAAATTAATATTAATGCAAAAAATCCCGAAATAATCGTTTTTTAGTTTATTTACAATATTAATAACAAGATTATAATTGGGATTTAAAATATAAAAAGGAGGATACCAGAATGAGTGTAGAAAGTGTGAGAAATTTTTTTAAAGAGAGGAATCAAGAAGATCCAGTATTTGAATTGGAGGACAGTGGGGCTACAGTGGATCTTGCAGCTCAGGTTATAGGTGTAGAAGCTAAGTTTATTGCTAAAACACTGGCATTTAAATTAAAGGAAAAGGATATATTGGTTGTAACTCGCGGCGATGCTAGAATAGATAATAAAAAATTTAGGACTTTTTTTAAAACAAAAGCCAAAATGCTTGATTTAAATGAAGTTGAAGAGGTAACAGGGCATCCAGTTGGGGGCGTGTGTCCATTTGGATTGAAAAATCCTATAGATGTTTATGTAGATGTATCCATAAAAGATTTTGATTTTGTATACCCAGCAGCAGGTTCGAGAACAACTGCACTTAAAATATCGCCAGAAAGCATTCAAGGGCTTACTAATGCTGAATGGGTTGATGTATGTCAAGAGTAGGTACATCAACTAGGGAAATATATATTATGTGATATTTCAAAGGTATAACATTTTTTACAATAGAACGGCTATTGAAAGCATTACAGAACATCTATCTGTAGTTAAAAAAATAAAAAGAAATTAAATATACAACATATGAAGTAAAATCGGAGGTCAAAAAATGATAAGAAACTTAAAAAGAGTGATTGGAATAAGCTTAATATTTGCAACAATATTTTCATTATTTGTAGGATGTGGAACAAAGAAAGAGGCTCAAAAACAAACTACATTACTAGATAAAATAAAACAATCAGGAAAAATAAGTGTAGGTTTGATGGGAACATATCCACCATATAACTTTCTAAATAAAAATAATGAGATAGATGGTTTTGATGCTGACATTGCCAAAGAAATTGCAAAGAGAATTGGAGTAAAGGCCGAGTTTGTTAGTAACGATTGGTCAAGCATGGTTGGTGGATTAGAGAAAGGAAAGTTTGATGTAGTAATAAGTCAAATGACTATTACAGATGAAAGAAAAAAGACAATGGATTTTTCTGATCCGTATATCAAGAATTCTGTTAGTGCAATTGTACGTCAAGATAATAATTCAATAAAATCTATACAAGATTTTAAGGGAAAGAAAATAGGAGTAGGACTTGGAACAAATGACGAAAAGTACCTTAGAGATGAAGTAATGCCTAAGGTAGGTAATTTTCAGATAGTTACGTATAATGATGTCATAACTACTTTACTTGATTTAAATACGGGAAGAATAGATGCTACAGTTAATAATATGTTTGCAATTAAACCTGAAATTGATAAAAATAATATAAAAGTTAAAGCTGTAGGAGAAGCACTTAAAAATGATTATGCAGGAGTTGCAATGAAAAAAAATAATCCTGAACTTCTAAATTCAATTAATAAAGCTTTAAAGGATATGAAATCTGATGGAACGTATAAACAAATATTTAAGAAGTGGTTTGGAGTGGACCCTACATTATAGTAAATTAGCTATATTACGTGAGGGGGAATTAATATGAATTTAGTTATTGAAGATGTTAGATATTTGTTAGAAGGAACATATTACACTATGTTAATTACTATTGTGTCTATGGTATTTGGATTATTAATTGGTTTTTTTATATGTATGTTACGGTTATCAGAAAAAAAACTGTTAGTAATATTGGCAAAATTTTATGTTTCAGTAATTCGAGGAACTCCTTTATTAGTACAAATTTTTATAATATACTATGGATTGCCTGATTTTGGCATAACGCTTAAACCACTTACTGCCGCATTTATTTCACTTAGTATAAATATAGGGGCGTTTTTGTCAGAAACTATAAGAGGTGCTATTATATCAATTCCTAAAGGACAAATGGAGGCAGCAGTAAGTGTAGGAATGACTTATTGGCAGGCAATGAAAAGAATTATATTGCCTCAAGCGTTAAGAGTAGCAATTCCACCTATGGGAAATACTTTTATAGGTATGCTTAAGGAAACTTCGTTAGTTTCAGTTATTACTGTTACTGAATTACTGAGGGCTTCTCAATTATTAATTTCCAAATATTTAGTTGTTATGCCATTTTATCTTGCAATTGCTTTGATTTATTGGATTATGAGTACATTATTTTCTATTA harbors:
- a CDS encoding YezD family protein, whose product is MINSSRGKAGISQENLNKLLEILKTVKYGSVILVIQDGVVVQIEKNEKLRLV
- a CDS encoding YbaK/EbsC family protein — encoded protein: MSVESVRNFFKERNQEDPVFELEDSGATVDLAAQVIGVEAKFIAKTLAFKLKEKDILVVTRGDARIDNKKFRTFFKTKAKMLDLNEVEEVTGHPVGGVCPFGLKNPIDVYVDVSIKDFDFVYPAAGSRTTALKISPESIQGLTNAEWVDVCQE
- a CDS encoding transporter substrate-binding domain-containing protein, with the translated sequence MIRNLKRVIGISLIFATIFSLFVGCGTKKEAQKQTTLLDKIKQSGKISVGLMGTYPPYNFLNKNNEIDGFDADIAKEIAKRIGVKAEFVSNDWSSMVGGLEKGKFDVVISQMTITDERKKTMDFSDPYIKNSVSAIVRQDNNSIKSIQDFKGKKIGVGLGTNDEKYLRDEVMPKVGNFQIVTYNDVITTLLDLNTGRIDATVNNMFAIKPEIDKNNIKVKAVGEALKNDYAGVAMKKNNPELLNSINKALKDMKSDGTYKQIFKKWFGVDPTL
- a CDS encoding amino acid ABC transporter permease translates to MNLVIEDVRYLLEGTYYTMLITIVSMVFGLLIGFFICMLRLSEKKLLVILAKFYVSVIRGTPLLVQIFIIYYGLPDFGITLKPLTAAFISLSINIGAFLSETIRGAIISIPKGQMEAAVSVGMTYWQAMKRIILPQALRVAIPPMGNTFIGMLKETSLVSVITVTELLRASQLLISKYLVVMPFYLAIALIYWIMSTLFSIILATIEKRLSVMY